The Allocoprobacillus halotolerans nucleotide sequence CACCCATAAGTTCGGCATCTAAATGGTGACCTCCTATACACACAAGTCTTTTATATTTCATGACTATACCTCTTTTCTATATAATTGATATGTTCTATAAACTTTGACATCATGTCTTTCATAGAAACGTTGAGCTGCACCATCAGTCCATAAAAAGTAAAGATAGCAAATTCCTTTTTGTTTCATTTCTTGCATCATATATTCAAATAATACGCCACCAATACCTTTTGATCTTAATTGTTCACTTACACCAAAAGGTCCAAAACGTGCATCATTGCCATCAATCTTTCTCATACAGAATCCTAAAATCTGATTCTGTTCATTTACGACTAATAAAATTGTATCAACAGCTTCATTTTTTTGCATCGCAATCAAAGCATTACGTTTCCAGCCAGCTCCAAAATTTTCCAACAAATAGTCCAATAATGGCAACATATATTCATCATGATAACGAATGATATGAATACCTTCTTTTTCTAATGAAATAAGTTTCTCTTTATATTGATTGGACATATGATAATCCCATAGACTTCTTTGCATACTTACTGATTCATTGCGAAAAACATAGTTTCTTTTTTCAAAGAATGCGATAGCATTTTGATATCTTTTATCAATGCCAGGGAAGAAATAATTAGGACTATAGGCACATAAAGTTATTTCTTTTGTTCCTAAATCTTTCAATCTTTTTTCCACTTCATCACATAATAAAGTTCCAATACCTTGATGTTGATATTCTGGAAGAACACCCATAATGACTATCCATCCACGATTCTCTTCTAATCCTCTTTCTAAATAAGGAATTTTTCTTCTTACACCATAACAAAATCCCAATACTTTTTCCTCGTTTGTAGCGAGCAGGAATAAATTTGAATCAAAATTTTCATCTAACAAAATAAGTTGTTTAAATCTTTCTTCATCAATTACATCATAAATCAAGCTTTCATTCCAACAAGTTAATACTTGTTGGAATTTATCTTGATGAAAACTTTCTAACTTCACATTTCCCATATATATTATCTCCTATTGATTATTTTCTATTTGAGGGGATGTATCATCACCTTGCATATCCATTTC carries:
- a CDS encoding GNAT family N-acetyltransferase, with protein sequence MGNVKLESFHQDKFQQVLTCWNESLIYDVIDEERFKQLILLDENFDSNLFLLATNEEKVLGFCYGVRRKIPYLERGLEENRGWIVIMGVLPEYQHQGIGTLLCDEVEKRLKDLGTKEITLCAYSPNYFFPGIDKRYQNAIAFFEKRNYVFRNESVSMQRSLWDYHMSNQYKEKLISLEKEGIHIIRYHDEYMLPLLDYLLENFGAGWKRNALIAMQKNEAVDTILLVVNEQNQILGFCMRKIDGNDARFGPFGVSEQLRSKGIGGVLFEYMMQEMKQKGICYLYFLWTDGAAQRFYERHDVKVYRTYQLYRKEV